From a single Planctellipticum variicoloris genomic region:
- the ltrA gene encoding group II intron reverse transcriptase/maturase: MLTALVEGVEGGKWFRLYDKVFAERNLLAALQQVARKKGAAGVDHVTVDEFSAQLPDALWRLSDALKDDTYRPQAIRRVHIPKPGTSETRPLGIPTVRDRVVQAAVVNVIEPIFERDFADQSYGFRPGRGCKDALRRVDQLLKAGYVHVVDADLKGYFDSIPHDRLLLRLREKLADGRVLSLIESFLTAGIIEDAKSWTPEAGAPQGAVLSPLLSNIYLDPLDHLLAAAGLQMVRYADDFVILCRTAAEASHALDLVREWVADNGLTLHPTKTRIVDVRAESFAFLGYEFAGEKHWPRSKSLQTLKDTLRRQTRRTSGASLQRIVFRVNRSLRGWFAYFQHGSRRSDYKTLDGWLRMRLRSLLRRRCGGRGVARKPSDCFAWPNRYFAEQGLFSLAAAHALACQSSRR, translated from the coding sequence ATGTTGACGGCTCTCGTCGAGGGAGTGGAAGGAGGCAAATGGTTCCGGCTGTATGACAAGGTGTTCGCCGAGCGGAATCTGCTGGCGGCCCTGCAGCAGGTGGCGCGCAAGAAGGGCGCCGCCGGCGTGGATCACGTGACTGTCGACGAGTTCTCCGCACAGCTTCCAGACGCTCTCTGGCGGCTGTCGGACGCCCTCAAAGACGATACGTATCGACCGCAGGCGATCCGCCGCGTTCACATTCCCAAACCCGGCACAAGCGAGACCCGCCCCTTGGGGATTCCCACGGTGCGGGACCGCGTCGTGCAGGCGGCAGTGGTGAACGTGATCGAGCCGATCTTCGAACGCGACTTTGCCGACCAGAGTTACGGCTTCCGGCCGGGCCGCGGCTGCAAGGACGCGCTTCGACGGGTGGATCAACTCCTGAAGGCTGGCTATGTCCACGTGGTGGACGCCGACCTGAAGGGATATTTCGATTCGATCCCCCATGATCGGTTGCTGCTGCGTCTGCGGGAGAAACTGGCGGACGGCCGTGTGTTATCGCTGATCGAATCGTTCCTGACCGCAGGGATCATTGAGGACGCGAAGTCGTGGACCCCCGAGGCCGGAGCCCCGCAGGGGGCGGTCCTCAGTCCGCTGCTGAGCAACATCTACCTCGATCCGCTGGACCATCTGCTGGCCGCTGCCGGTCTGCAGATGGTGCGTTACGCCGATGATTTCGTGATCCTGTGCCGCACCGCCGCCGAGGCGTCGCACGCTCTGGATCTCGTGCGGGAGTGGGTGGCCGATAACGGTCTGACGCTGCACCCGACGAAAACGCGGATCGTCGATGTGCGTGCGGAGAGCTTTGCGTTTCTGGGGTACGAATTCGCCGGCGAAAAGCACTGGCCCCGCTCGAAGAGCCTGCAGACGTTGAAGGACACGCTGCGTCGACAGACACGTCGGACTTCCGGCGCGTCGTTGCAGCGCATCGTGTTTCGCGTGAACCGGTCGCTCCGCGGCTGGTTCGCGTACTTCCAGCACGGCAGCAGGCGCTCGGACTACAAAACCCTGGATGGCTGGCTGCGGATGCGTCTGCGGAGTCTGTTGCGTCGCCGTTGCGGCGGACGCGGCGTGGCCCGCAAACCGTCCGATTGCTTTGCCTGGCCGAACCGCTACTTCGCCGAGCAGGGGCTGTTCAGTCTCGCCGCAGCCCATGCGTTGGCCTGTCAATCCTCACGAAGGTAA